The Acomys russatus chromosome 3, mAcoRus1.1, whole genome shotgun sequence genome has a window encoding:
- the LOC127187230 gene encoding olfactory receptor 4E1: protein MEKTVLLNQTSVTSFQLRGLSVNPKIQMAVFVMFLIFYILTLIGNILIVITIIYDRRLHTPMYFFLSNLSFIDVCHSTVTVPKMLRDTLSEEKLISFDACVVQMFFLHLFACTEIFLLTVMAYDRYVAICKPLQYMTVMNWKVCGLLAGALWIGGTIHSISLTSLTIKLPYCGPDEIDNFFCDVPQVIKLACTDTHIIEILIVSNSGLISVVCFVVLVVSYAVILVSLRQQISEGKRKALSTCAAHLTVVTLFLGHCIFIYSRPSTSLPEDKVVSVFFTAVTPLLNPIIYTLRNEDMKNALNKLIRRKEK, encoded by the coding sequence atggaaaagactGTCCTCCTCAACCAAACTTCGGTGACGTCATTCCAGCTCAGAGGTTTATCTGTGAATCCAAAGATACAGATGGCTGTGTTTGTCATGTTCCTCATTTTCTACATCCTGACACTGATTGGTAACATCCTCATTGTCATAACGATCATTTACGACCGCCGGCTCCAtacccccatgtacttcttcctcagcaaTCTGTCCTTTATTGATGTCTGCCATTCCACTGTCACTGTCCCAAAGATGCTCAGAGACACCTTGTCAGAAGAAAAGCTCATCTCTTTTGATGCCTGCGTGGTCCAGATGTTCTTCCTGCACCTCTTTGCCTGCACGGAGATCTTCCTGCTTACTGTCATGGCCTATGATCGATATGTGGCCATTTGTAAACCCTTGCAGTACATGACAGTGATGAACTGGAAGGTGTGTGGCCTGCTTGCAGGGGCCCTGTGGATCGGGGGCACCATCCACTCTATATCCCTCACCTCACTCACCATCAAGCTGCCCTACTGTGGTCCTGATGAGATTGACAACTTCTTCTGTGATGTACCTCAGGTGATCAAACTGGCTTGCACTGACACCCACATCATTGAGATTCTCATTGTCTCCAACAGTGGGCTGATCTCTGTGgtatgttttgtggttcttgtagTGTCCTATGCAGTCATTCTTGTGAGTCTCAGGCAACAGATCTCTGAAGGCAAGAGGAAAGCCCTGTCCACATGTGCAGCCCACCTCACCGTGGTCACACTGTTTCTGGGACACTGTATCTTCATCTACTCACGCCCATCCACCAGCCTTCCTGAGGACAAGGTTGTATCTGTATTTTTCACTGCTGTCACCCCTCTGCTGAACCCTATAATCTACACCCTTAGGAATGAGGACATGAAGAACGCCTTAAACAAGTTaatcaggagaaaagaaaagtga
- the LOC127187229 gene encoding olfactory receptor 1509 has translation MGALNQTRVTEFVFLGLTDSWVLEILFFIPFTATYVLTLLGNILIVATIAFTPRLHTPMYFFLSNLSFIDICHSSVTVPKMLEGLLSERKTISFDNCIAQLFFLHLFACAEIFLLTIMAYDRYVAICIPLHYPNVMNMKACVQLVFALWLGGTVHSLVQTFLTIRLPYCGPNVIDSYFCDVPPVIKLACTDTYLTGILIVSNSGTISLVCFLALVASYTVILFSLRKQSAEGRRKALSTCSSHFMVVALFFGPCIFIYTRPDTSFSIDKVVSVFYTVVTPLLNPLIYTLRNEEVKNAMKHLRQRRI, from the coding sequence ATGGGAGCTCTAAACCAAACAAGAGTGACAGAATTTGTCTTCCTGGGCCTCACGGACAGCTGGGTGCTGGAGATTCTGTTCTTCATACCATTTACAGCCACTTACGTGTTAACACTTCTGGGCAACATTCTCATTGTCGCTACCATAGCCTTCACTCCGCGTctccacacccccatgtacttctttcTGAGCAACTTGTCCTTTATTGACATCTGCCACTCATCCGTCACTGTGCCCAAGATGCTGGAGGGTTTGCTTTCAGAGAGGAAGACCATCTCCTTTGACAACTGCATCGCACAGCTCTTCTTCCTACATCTTTTTGCTTGTGCTGAGATCTTCCTGCTGACAATCATGGCGTATGATCGTTACGTGGCTATCTGCATCCCGCTGCACTACCCCAATGTGATGAACATGAAGGCCTGCGTACAGCTTGTCTTCGCGCTCTGGCTGGGGGGCACTGTTCATTCCCTTGTGCAGACCTTCTTGACGATTCGTCTACCCTACTGTGGCCCAAATGTCATTGATAGCTACTTCTGTGACGTACCTCCTGTCATCAAATTGGCCTGCACAGACACGTACCTCACAGGGATTCTGATCGTGTCTAACAGTGGAACCATCTCCCTCGTCTGTTTTCTGGCCTTGGTTGCTTCTTACACAGTCATCCTCTTTTCTCTTCGGAAACAGTCAGCAGAAGGTCGTCGGAAAGCCCTGTCCACCTGCTCGTCCCACTTCATGGTGGTTGCCCTGTTCTTTGGGCCATGCATCTTCATCTATACTCGGCCAGATACCAGCTTCTCCATTGACAAGGTGGTGTCTGTCTTCTACACAGTGGTCACCCCTCTGTTGAATCCTCTCATTTACACCCTGAGGAACGAGGAGGTGAAAAATGCCATGAAACATCTCCGGCAGAGACGAATTTGA
- the LOC127187231 gene encoding olfactory receptor 4E1-like, protein MGKAVLLNQTSVTLFRLRGLSVNPKIQMAVFVMFLIFNILTLIGNILIVITIIYDRRLHTPMYFFLSNLSFIDVCHSTVTVPKMLRDTLSEEKLISFDACVVQIFFLHLFACTEIFLLTVMAYDRYVAICKPLQYMTVMNWKVCMILGVALWTAGTIHSISFTSLTIKLPYCGPDEIDNFFCDVPQVINLACTDTHIIEILIVSNSGLISVVCFVIIVVSYAVILMSLRQQISEGKRKALSTCAAHLTVVTLFLGHCIFIYSRPSISFPEDKIVSAFFAAVTPLLNPIIYTLRNEDMKNALNKLIRMKEK, encoded by the coding sequence ATGGGAAAGGCCGTCCTCCTCAACCAAACTTCGGTGACGTTATTCCGGCTCAGAGGTTTATCTGTGAATCCGAAGATACAGATGGCTGTGTTTGTCATGTTCCTCATTTTCAACATCCTGACACTGATTGGTAACATCCTCATTGTCATAACGATCATTTACGACCGCCGGCTCCAtacccccatgtacttcttcctcagcaaTCTGTCCTTTATTGATGTCTGCCATTCCACTGTCACTGTCCCAAAGATGCTCAGAGACACCTTGTCAGAAGAAAAGCTCATCTCTTTTGATGCCTGCGTGGTCCAGATATTCTTCCTGCACCTCTTTGCCTGCACGGAGATCTTCCTGCTTACTGTCATGGCCTATGATCGATATGTGGCCATTTGTAAACCCTTGCAGTACATGACAGTGATGAACTGGAAGGTGTGTATGATACTGGGTGTGGCCCTATGGACAGCGGGGACCATCCACTCCATATCTTTTACCTCACTCACCATCAAGCTGCCCTACTGTGGTCCTGATGAGATTGACAACTTCTTCTGTGATGTACCTCAGGTGATCAATCTGGCTTGCACTGACACCCACATCATTGAGATTCTCATTGTCTCCAACAGTGGGCTGATCTCTGTGGTATGTTTTGTGATTATTGTAGTGTCCTACGCAGTGATCCTCATGAGTCTGAGACAACAGATCTCTGAAGGCAAGAGGAAAGCCCTGTCCACATGTGCAGCCCACCTCACCGTGGTCACACTGTTTCTGGGACACTGTATCTTCATCTATTCACGCCCATCCATCAGCTTTCCAGAGGACAAGATTGTATCTGCTTTCTTTGCTGCTGTCACCCCTCTACTGAACCCTATAATCTATACCCTTAGGAATGAGGACATGAAGAACGCCTTAAACAAGTTAATCaggatgaaagaaaagtaa